The genomic DNA TGCTAAAGCCCAGAGGTGAGCCTGTCTCTGATTTATGCCACAGGTTCCAGGGATTCACCTGTCTGTGTACGATTCTCCCCGTCTAAGCCCTGACACATAATCCCCGGGGCTTCCCCTCTCTTGGGTGTTGCTTGTCAGCCACCATTACAGCCTAGTAAACAGGGAGGAAGCGAGCGCCAGAGATGCATGTACAGTGTgcagaacagaaaaaaagattaGCAAAACTGGACTGTGGATCCACTTCAGCGAGTTGATTAGATGCGCAATATGCTGTAGGCACAGCAGTGTGCCAGCACCTATCACAACTTTCGATTCTGGGGAGAGTATCtcaatgtttatgtattttttttttttcgtgggCTGATTGATGCCTCCACATGCCCACGGTGTGTCTCAGCTGTTGAGAGCGCCACATCGCGATGCTAATTTATTCAGGGACCAGCTGCTGTGTCAAGATGATTCTGCAAAAGatatccttgaaagtttttaatGAGCTCACTGTGGTGAATAATGGGGACGCAGAGGTCACCCAAGTCAAGGTGCCTGAGAGAGTGCGTGTCTCGTGTGgcattgtgtgtttatgtctgagTGGAGACGCTTTTCATTCTGGAGAAGAAAAAACCTGGTTTTCAGTGCGATGGAATGAGCATTTATTCCTGCGTCTCATATAGTAATTTTTTTTGAGGGGGGCCCACAGCTCCAATCAGCAGTGATGTCAACATGACATCTGGGTGGACGCTAATCgctaatccccccccccccccccttttaaaATGCTGCAATTTCGTGCAGAACTGTCACCAGCCCACCATGGTGCAGTTAAATTAGAAACACTGCGGAGTCTGAAATAGTATTTTGCATCTGACATTACAGTCGGCAGGAGACCAGGGCGtcgtgctgtgtttgtttgtattttagcTCATGCGGTGTCAATTTccgtttggggaaaaaaaaactgctgtttcAGAATGTCACAAAACTTGAATAGATGACGACAAACGACTGTAATTAAGATCTATTACTATCAGAAGCAGTTCAAATGACTTACAGTGCATGAAGGGTTCTTGACCCAAACCagcataattatttttttttccacactgcaGCAACAGTcggtacgtttacatgcacagcttaatcaagctaaggccatagtctgactaagacatgGCCTTAGTCTGACTATACATCCGTGTATGTCTGACTGtgtctctctataagctagtgcctATTGAATTAATTTCCAGTTGACCTtgacgtcacagaaaaaccaaCAGTGAACggcgagatggatcgtgctggtTCTGTATGTTACGTACCTGCTGTGCATGTTAACtatgatacaaattagatgcaGCACAGCTCTTGTGATTGCCGTGTTGTCCGAAGAAGACGCCACCGCCGTATGAATTCCAGTGCTGcggtttatacgtcgtctccttttacttccgggtcaaagaccagggaggaaatgTTGCTGAATGCACAGAatgccaagtctgactccagccTGACTCCAGCCTGACtcagcatatacatgcaggagtaatcatgACTATGAATcgtattatccaggtatgttagtccgactaaaatcttaattttagtcggactgacATGAtgttaagaaaaccaaattatctGACTAAATGTATCAGAGGTGTACAACATCAGCCGCAGGTGGTACAGTCCAACTTTATCTCACATCAGGACTTAACGGCCTAACCTCTGAACCACCTCACCAATAATTGATGCAATTACACTGTCAGCAGCTGGCAGGGTAAGAGGGCCAGTTATCAAAGTATATGGATTGTGGATTTGGCTTGTGTGGGGGGAGGGGCAGGTCCCCCCCCTCCAGCTTTCTTTGCTGGTTCAGCAGCAAACAGGGGGAAGGGTCACAGCTCTGAGCTTCAAATTTGGGATAGTCAAAATCTAGTAAATGCCTGTTCCTGATCACAAGGAAACGGAGactgaataaatgaaactttttaCAGATACTGAGCAATATTATCATGTCTTAGAGTTGATATTTTAAAGTAAGTATCTTCACTTTGTTCACCAGCTTGTATTttagacattaaaaacacaatagtgccagaacaataacacaaaaagctagaaatgcaacaaaaatatGTTGCACTGACATggtcataataataaataaattctaaTTATTGCAACTTTACATATGTATTTCCTTCCCTACATAGAAAGAACCTCATATAACAACATTTTATCAATTTCTTGGCCCACGACTGGCTCATTCACCCAGTTTAATCAACAAGACAGAGAGATAACACTGGGTGTTCTGTACAGTGTTTAGATTTATTAAGTTTTGTACAATTTGTATAAACACTATAGTAAAAGAAACGTAAACTCTGTGGTCAAAAAGGGAAGGCATTTCGGATCACTGGTGCTCAATCACAGCTCAAATGTCTCTTTGCGCGTCATTTTCAAATATAGTCCTTCTGTCCAGTGCAACAACGTGAAATAAATATTCTGGGATGCATCCATACACtgtggaagggaaaaaaaactggctGCTTAGTGGAATATAATCTGTGCAAGCTtgtgaaatacattttatattttactctagttttaactttattcatttaatcaCTAAATACCTCTGACGTGTTTATACATTGGTCCTAAACTTAACAGAAGCAAACGTACTGTTATAAATCTATCTTTAAATCAAGTTTAGAAAAGCACTTAAGAAAGAGGTTTTCCTTCAAACCTGTATTGTAACTTTTCTGCACAATTGCAGAACATAGAATATGTCAATACTGCTTCAATTACTATGAGCAAATCCATCTCTCCTGACCCGAAGTCCGTGtgaaactgttgttttgttggcACTAATCGCTCTCTCCCATTAAAAGGGACCATTACGCTTGGAAGTGTCTCAACAGAGGATTAATCTCTTGAGATAATGTCCACACCGGTGTGAACCAGGAGTTCATCTCCTCCTGTTCCTGTTGTGCTTCaccattttcttcctcttcaggATCATCTCGTACAGTTTCTCCAGGCCCTGCTGGAGTCCCTGACCATTCACGGCGCTGCAGCTCTGCACGTGATGCAGCGTGTACATGCTCAGTTCATGCACGGACAGCATCTTTTCCACCTCGCTGACCGACGAGGCTGAATCCAGATCCTGCTTGTTGGCCAGGATCACCACAGGGACGCCCTGGTTCTCTGAGGTGCGGGTGATCTTATGGAGCTCCACTTTGGCCTCCTCCATCCGCTCCACTTCAGTAGAGTCCACCACAAACACGATGCCGTCTGTTCGCCGGGTGTAAGACTTCCAGAGGGGCCGTAGCTTCTCCTGACCACCCACATCCCACACCTGGAAGTTTATGGCCCGCGACACCCCCACTGCCACCTTGATCTTCTCCGTGTTGAAGCCCTTGGTGGGAATCGTTTTCACAAACTCCTTCAGTTTCAGCCTGTAGAGCAGAGAGGTCTTGCCGGCAGAGTCAAGGCCGATAACCACCACATGCAGTGACTGGAAGTTTGGCAGGAATGGCGTGTTAGGAGCCATATCAGTCAGCTGGTTCCCCATGATTCACACCTACTTAAGTGATGTGAGGTGAGGTGACAGATTCCTGGTGTAATCCTTTTTTCATGTGATTGGAATTT from Solea solea chromosome 21, fSolSol10.1, whole genome shotgun sequence includes the following:
- the arl4d gene encoding ADP-ribosylation factor-like protein 4D — its product is MGNQLTDMAPNTPFLPNFQSLHVVVIGLDSAGKTSLLYRLKLKEFVKTIPTKGFNTEKIKVAVGVSRAINFQVWDVGGQEKLRPLWKSYTRRTDGIVFVVDSTEVERMEEAKVELHKITRTSENQGVPVVILANKQDLDSASSVSEVEKMLSVHELSMYTLHHVQSCSAVNGQGLQQGLEKLYEMILKRKKMVKHNRNRRR